In the Oncorhynchus nerka isolate Pitt River linkage group LG2, Oner_Uvic_2.0, whole genome shotgun sequence genome, one interval contains:
- the LOC115144567 gene encoding cerebellin-4-like, with the protein MRGAVALLVLLLCRSGTRAQGESGGDRESLVESRGTGDTELTSKQTTGQTITTPDIWGEVEELRDVVDNLGTMILEQRKKMRNMEKKMERRWRAKWRRGSEARLETMGARLSVIEREVEDSKEQNTAMGARLSASEREVGELKRINAALEARATDSENGNTALEARLDASEGMVEELRRENADRPKVAFSAGLTNDGYLGPFNSITTLVYRRVITNIGKAYNPNTGVFTAPVRGLYYIRFTAMGLKGPPSIDAYIYHNDKSVMFNHQNNDNGRNRFLSNALTLELEAGDVVYMRLPVNQELYDEKSSNYSTFSGFLLFPM; encoded by the exons ATGAGGGGTGCTGTAGCTCTGCTGGTGTTGCTGCTCTGTCGGTCTGGGACACGGgctcagggagagagtggaggggatagagagagtttGGTGGAGAGCCGCGGGACTGGAGATACAGAGTTGACTAGCAAACAGACGACCGGCCAGACCATCACAACGCCTGATATCTGGGGTGAGGTAGAGGAGCTTAGAGACGTGGTGGATAACCTGGGAACCATGATTTTGGAGCAGAGAAAGAAGATGAGGAACATGGAGAAAAAGATGGAAAGAAGGTGGAGAGCAAAATGGCGAAGAGGATCTGAGGCCAGACTGGAGA CTATGGGGGCCAGACTGAGTGTCAtcgagagggaggtagaggactcTAAAGAACAGAATACAG CCATGGGCGCCAGACTGAGTGCCAGTGAAAGGGAGGTGGGGGAGCTGAAGAGAATAAATGCAG CCCTGGAGGCCAGAGCGACAGACAGTGAGAATGGGAACACAG CCTTAGAGGCCAGACTGGATGCCAGCGAGGGGATGGTGgaggagctgaggagagagaatgCAG ACAGACCAAAGGTGGCCTTCTCTGCTGGTTTGACTAATGATGGATATTTAGGACCCTTTAATAGTATCACCACACTAGTATACAGAAGGGTCATCACCAACATCGGCAAGGCCTACAACCCAAAtacag GTGTCTTCACAGCCCCAGTGAGAGGACTCTACTACATCAGATTCACTGCCATGGGTCTCAAGGGTCCACCGTCCATAGATGCCTATATTTACCACAACGACAAGAGTGTCATGTTCAATCACCAGAACAATGACAATGGGCGTAATAGGTTCTTGTCTAATGCGTTGACTCTAGAGCTGGAGGCCGGGGATGTGGTCTACATGCGTCTCCCAGTAAATCAGGAGCTCTATGATGAAAAGTCGAGTAACTACAGCACCTTCAGTGGCTTCCTGCTCTTCCCTATGTGA